The proteins below are encoded in one region of Silene latifolia isolate original U9 population chromosome 2, ASM4854445v1, whole genome shotgun sequence:
- the LOC141644311 gene encoding uncharacterized protein LOC141644311 translates to MLDWICRLIFQWNSGKCATAVLDGQTKITEIPRATSWLSKIDNGPLHYAAGTMAFKITALLLQRGFSADVRADCDHLASGKLKNVLPLHAVMSLLRFDLLRSVDPGEVCFDLLRSVDPEEELPAVKIVVQLCEPHMRWSLETLRLIAQNTTEVKREFFNYLKEGKTIEVGALLLVAKSQILSPSTAKEEGEFRSIFEIHDFVATKKNNKLVEMEDMLVLLEIFDKIGDKLAILLRLDFTPTCERDCSALLAGSLIEDAGFDVKAKDLDLYYCWTEDEPNIVKLTHEDYIYHTPE, encoded by the exons ATGTTAGATTGGATATGTCGTTTAATATTTCAATGGAATTCTGGCAAATGTGCTACTGCTGTTCTTGACGGTCAAACTAAAATAACTGAGATACCTCGTGCTACTTCTTGGCTGTCGAAAATCGACAATGGTCCTCTGCATTATGCCGCTGGAACAATGGCCTTTAAGATAACCGCTTTACTGCTTCAAAGGGGATTCTCAGCTGATGTTAGAGCTGACTGTGATCATCTTGCTTCTGGGAAGTTAAAAAACGTGCTCCCACTACATGCTGTTATGTCACTGCTGCG CTTTGATCTATTGAGGTCTGTCGATCCTGGGGAAGTTTGCTTTGATCTATTGAGGTCTGTCGATCCTGAGGAAGAACTTCCTGCCGTAAAGATTGTAGTTCAACTTTGTGAACCACAT ATGCGATGGTCGTTGGAGACTCTGAGATTAATTGCCCAAAATACGACAGAAGTCAAACGCGAGTTCTTTAACTACTTAAAGGAAGGAAAAACGATTGAGGTTGGTGCTTTGCTATTGGTAGCCAAGTCTCAGATATTATCTCCATCAACCGCTAAAGAAGAAGGCGAATTCAGAAGCATCTTCGAGATACATGATTTTGTCGCCACTAAAAAAAACAATAAGTTGGTTGAGATGGAGGACATGCTAGTGTTACTCGAGATATTTGACAAGATTGGTGACAAACTAGCAATACTTCTACGGCTTGATTTCACGCCAACTTGT GAACGCGATTGTTCAGCGCTACTGGCTGGGTCCCTTATTGAGGATGCAGGGTTTGATGTGAAGGCTAAGGATCTTGACCTCTATTATTGCTG GACAGAAGATGAGCCTAATATTGTGAAGTTGACTCATGAAGACTACATATATCACACACCCGAGTAA
- the LOC141644304 gene encoding beta-arabinofuranosyltransferase RAY1, protein MPLLPIFTPFRSTKGLKLGLWAIWFYGFLLICISLYATQLLPSVKLEFRKPIFFNKNGVENHKGSPSITIFTVLENFNGSVGERQDLAVRSWLGLSPDINVVLFGNDPSLYSYASGFGSRVLVESDIDFSFRNKLFFHSMVARAEASVSNISVIVHPETVLFQDFISTLNHVHELDHAWFLVAFPRKVPSFRYSLDEAGKQWLKEDGNIISSHKLQEVLAQIGEWDYCDGRMLMAWNNGETPLHMGVLPPFLYGKGLHSRWFINEVYYSKYRSVFDASLSISNFYVNASNDIQSNQEDWEYTANRHLAESYGMFSSKQASFSDFVELVKCGRQFVLVNRKENIVYSHGSKSSKNLLKERVMGSRRRKRLMSCVSAFGPVSKIKDCSHISSINVSTDLHLPFGLESLLPMVADKNNTIVLAIAGYSYKDMLMSWVCRLRHLMVQNFLVFALDDETYQYAILQGLPVVKDSLAPRNISFNDCHFGTKCFQNVTKSKSRLVTRILEMGYNVLLSDVDVYWFKNPLPLLQTFGPAVLVAQSDEYNLTVPINLPRRLNSGFYFARSDKPTIAALDKVVKHAMTSDLSEQPSFYDTLCGQGGLNRVGNDKCWEPATNLTVQFLDRDLFPNGAYKELWNEKSVLAACLKNGCYVLHNNWISGRLNKLQRQVRARLWDYDTSSRMCLQSWHKAKDTDFS, encoded by the exons ATGCCTCTTTTGCCAATCTTCACTCCTTTTCGTTCCACCAAG GGTTTGAAATTGGGATTATGGGCAATTTGGTTTTATGGGTTCCTATTGATCTGCATATCATTATATGCAACTCAGTTATTGCCTTCTGTCAAATTGGAATTCAGAAAACCAATTTTTTTCAACAAAAATGGTGTTGAAAATCACAAGGGAAGTCCAAGTATAACTATTTTTACTGTTTTGGAGAATTTTAATGGTTCTGTTGGAGAAAGGCAGGATCTTGCTGTTAGATCATGGCTTGGATTGTCTCCTGACATTAATGTTGTGCTTTTTGGCAATGACCCGTCTCTTTACTCTTACGCTTCCGGGTTTGGCTCTCGTGTTCTGGTTGAATCAGATATTGATTTTTC ATTTCGCAACAAGCTGTTCTTCCATTCGATGGTTGCTAGAGCAGAAGCATCAGTATCAAATATTTCAGTAATTGTTCATCCTGAAACCGTTCTCTTTCAAGACTTCATTTCCACTTTAAACCATGTACACGAACTTGATCATGCTTGGTTCCTGGTTGCTTTTCCAAGAAAAGTTCCTTCTTTCCGATACTCTTTGGATGAAGCCGGGAAACAATGGCTAAAGGAGGATGGTAATATAATTTCATCGCATAAG CTGCAGGAGGTTCTCGCCCAGATTGGGGAATGGGACTATTGTGATGGGAGGATGCTTATGGCATGGAATAACGGGGAGACACCTTTGCATATGGGAGTTCTTCCCCCGTTCTTATATGGAAAAGGTCTGCATTCCCGTTGGTTTATCAATGAAGTGTATTATTCCAAGTACAGGTCTGTATTTGATGCAAGTTTGAGTATCTCTAACTTCTATGTAAATGCATCAAATGATATTCAATCTAATCAAGAAGATTGGGAGTATACTGCAAATCGTCATCTTGCTGAATCATATGGCATGTTTTCTTCCAAACAAGCAAGTTTCTCTGACTTTGTAGAACTCGTAAAGTGTGGTAGACAGTTTGTGTTGGTTAACAGAAAAGAGAACATTGTTTACTCCCATGGCTCGAAAAGCTCCAAGAACTTGTTAAAGGAACGTGTCATGGGATCCCGGAGAAGAAAAAGACTAATGAGCTGTGTTTCTGCGTTTGGACCAGTGAGTAAGATTAAAGATTGCTCCCATATTAGCAGCATTAATGTGTCGACTGATTTGCATCTTCCATTCGGCCTGGAGTCGCTCTTGCCTATGGTAGCCGATAAGAACAACACTATAGTGCTTGCTATAGCTGGATACAGTTATAAGGACATGTTAATGAGTTGGGTTTGCAGACTGCGTCACCTTATGGTTCAGAATTTTTTGGTGTTTGCTCTTGATGACGAAACATATCAGTACGCAATCCTTCAG GGTTTACCTGTTGTCAAGGACTCATTAGCACCCAGAAATATCAGTTTTAATGACTGTCATTTCGGGACAAAGTGTTTTCAAAATGTTACCAAGAGCAAGTCCAGATTAGTTACCCGGATTCTGGAGATGGGATATAATGTACTTCTTAGTGATGTTGACGTGTATTGGTTCAAAAATCCGTTACCATTGCTTCAGACATTTGGTCCTGCGGTCCTTGTCGCTCAGTCTGATGAGTACAATCTAACAG TGCCTATAAACTTACCACGGCGCCTGAATTCTGGCTTCTACTTTGCTCGGTCGGACAAACCAACCATAGCCGCCCTGGATAAAGTGGTGAAACATGCCATGACTTCTGATCTATCTGAGCAACCAAGTTTCTATGACACACTATGTGGTCAAGGTGGCTTAAATCGTGTTGGAAATGACAAATGCTGGGAACCTGCAACAAATCTAACCGTCCAGTTTTTAGACCGAGATCTCTTCCCAAATGGTGCTTACAAAGAGCTATGGAATGAAAAATCAGTCTTGGCAGCATGTTTAAAGAATGGATGTTACGTGCTTCATAACAATTGGATAAGTGGAAGGTTAAACAAACTGCAGCGCCAAGTCCGTGCAAGACTGTGGGATTATGATACAAGCTCAAGGATGTGCTTGCAGAGCTGGCACAAAGCCAAGGATACTGATTTCTCCTGA
- the LOC141644307 gene encoding uncharacterized protein LOC141644307: MDNTPLFVDESFRWAYVDSDSPCIEQIEGTLRRDDVPGFVELINNLPSQLLEQKLDWIHSLIFLWNSGKCAAAVLDGQTKITEIHRATAWLSKIDNGPMHYAAGTTAFKITALLLQRGFSADTRADCDHLASGKLKNVLPLHAVMSRLRFDLLRSVNPKEELSAITIVIQLCEQHMRWSLETLRLIAQNTTEVKREFFNYLKEGKTIEVGALLLVAKSQIFSPSITAKGEGEFRSMSEMLDFVLNTKNNKLVEMKETLVLLEIFNKIGDKLATLLRLDFTPTCQRDCSALLAGSLIEDAGFDVKAKYLDVYYSWTADEPNIVKLTHEDYIYNTRTRVTDMLPNWIKEAALRRLDDKSGSTSHLTYPFLAEARPYMTPGSAFPMLEYMTPLHHLLKKMDDTPLFIDETYRKGNISGIDSDDKFRRQIEKPIILEDVPGFVELINNLPSHLLYQELNEIRSLIFYWDSSKCAAAVLDGQTKITEIPRVTAWLSQVDNGTLHCAVESCAFKITALLLQRGFSADVRKNALPLHSLISGLRFSLLMFVNPEEELSAVKIVVLLFNNHVLRLLETLRLIALNTTEVKREFFNYLNEGKTAEVAALLLVAKSKILSPSTSKAEGEFQSISEIHDFVYQNKLVEMETTLELLEIFDKIGDKLTTLLRLDFTPTCIHDCSELVAGSLIADAGFDVKPKYFDKYSVSHSWSLGMPANDILTTIKKCEGRTDTPDMLPSWITKAAFRRLDDESACTSRLTYPFLPEARPYVNNVSVSPLTLGPPSLMPENVTPLHHLLKKAAPFSGTIKKMFRRL, encoded by the exons ATGGATAATACG CCACtatttgttgatgaatcatttcGATGGGCGTATGTCGATTCTGATTCACCATGTATAGAACAAATCGAAGGCACCCTAAGACGCGATGATGTACCGGGTTTTgttgaattaattaataacttgCCATCTCAACTCCTCGAACAAAAGTTAGATTGGATACATAGTTTAATTTTTCTGTGGAATTCTGGCAAATGTGCTGCTGCTGTTCTTGACGGACAAACTAAAATAACTGAGATACATCGTGCTACTGCTTGGCTGTCGAAAATCGACAATGGTCCTATGCATTATGCTGCTGGAACAACGGCCTTTAAGATAACCGCTTTACTGCTTCAAAGGGGATTTTCAGCTGATACTAGAGCTGACTGTGATCATCTTGCTTCTGGGAAATTAAAAAACGTGCTCCCACTACATGCTGTTATGTCACGGCTGCG CTTTGATCTATTGAGGTCTGTCAATCCTAAGGAAGAACTTTCCGCTATAACGATTGTTATTCAACTTTGTGAACAACAT ATGCGATGGTCGTTGGAGACTCTGAGATTAATTGCCCAAAATACGACAGAAGTCAAACGCGAGTTCTTTAACTACTTAAAGGAAGGAAAAACGATTGAGGTTGGTGCTTTGCTATTGGTAGCCAAGTCTCAGATATTCTCTCCATCAATAACCGCTAAAGGAGAAGGAGAATTCAGAAGCATGTCCGAGATGCTTGATTTTGTCTTAAATACAAAAAACAATAAGTTGGTTGAGATGAAAGAGACCTTAGTATTACTCGAGATATTTAACAAGATTGGTGACAAACTTGCAACACTTCTACGGCTTGATTTCACGCCAACTTGT CAACGCGATTGTTCAGCGCTACTGGCTGGGTCCCTTATTGAGGATGCAGGGTTTGATGTGAAGGCTAAGTATCTTGACGTCTATTATAGCTG GACAGCAGATGAGCCTAATATTGTGAAGTTGACTCATGAAGACTACATATACAATACTCGTACCCGAGTAACT GACATGTTGCCGAATTGGATAAAAGAAGCAGCATTGAGGCGTTTAGATGACAAGTCTGGCAGCACTTCTCATCTTACTTACCCATTTCTAGCGGAGGCTCGACCATATATGACACCGGGGTCTGCATTTCCAATGCTTGAATATATGACGCCGCTACACCATCTCCTGAAGAAGATGGATGATACG CCACTATTTATTGATGAAACATATCGGAAAGGTAATATTTCGGGTATCGATTCTGACGATAAATTTAGAAGACAAATCGAAAAACCCATAATACTCGAAGATGTACCGGGTTTTGTTGAATTAATTAACAACTTACCATCTCATCTTCTCTATCAAGAGTTAAATGAGATACGTAGTTTAATTTTTTATTGGGATTCTAGCAAATGTGCTGCTGCTGTTCTTGATGGACAAACTAAAATAACTGAAATACCTCGCGTCACTGCTTGGCTGTCGCAAGTCGATAATGGTACTTTGCATTGTGCCGTTGAAAGTTGTGCCTTTAAGATTACCGCTTTACTGCTTCAAAGGGGATTTTCAGCTGATGTTAGAAAAAACGCGCTCCCACTACATTCTCTTATATCAGGGCTGCG CTTTAGTCTCTTGATGTTTGTCAATCCTGAGGAAGAACTTTCCGCCGTTAAGATTGTTGTTCTACTTTTTAACAATCAT GTGCTACGGTTGTTGGAGACTCTGAGATTAATTGCCCTAAACACGACAGAAGTCAAGCGTGAGTTCTTTAACTACTTAAACGAAGGGAAAACGGCTGAGGTAGCTGCTTTGCTATTGGTAGCCAAATCTAAGATATTGTCTCCATCAACCTCGAAAGCTGAAGGAGAATTTCAAAGCATCTCCGAGATACATGATTTTGTCTACCAAAATAAGCTGGTTGAGATGGAGACGACACTAGAATTACTCGAGATATTTGACAAGATTGGTGATAAGCTTACAACACTTCTACGGCTTGATTTCACGCCAACTTGT ATACACGATTGTTCAGAGCTAGTGGCTGGGTCCCTTATTGCGGATGCTGGGTTTGATGTGAAGCCAAAGTATTTTGATAAGTACTCAGTTTCTCATTCCTG GTCACTAGGTATGCCGGCTAATGATATTTTGACGACTATTAAAAAATGTGAAGGGAGAACTGATACGCCA GACATGTTGCCGAGTTGGATAACAAAAGCAGCATTCAGGCGTTTAGATGACGAGTCTGCCTGCACGTCTCGTCTTACTTATCCATTTCTACCTGAGGCTCGACCATATGTGAATAATGTCTCAGTGTCGCCATTGACACTGGGACCTCCATCTCTAATGCCAGAAAATGTGACGCCGCTACACCATCTCCTGAAGAAGGCTGCTCCTTTTTCAGGAACAATAAAAAAGATGTTTAGGCGCTTATAA